In a genomic window of Vulpes vulpes isolate BD-2025 chromosome 6, VulVul3, whole genome shotgun sequence:
- the TMED8 gene encoding protein TMED8 isoform X2, whose protein sequence is MSERQAAGAPAGRGGDGPGVEGSQAAASENEDLENTKVTSLVASASDPEPHSSPYRPQMVSPVSEDAPEDLRKTAGALEAQALVEQELLPTDQAPALNKMAKYQVPQRSGDIVMIQSEHTGAVDILSADLESADLLGDHRKVSPPLMAPPCIWTFAKMKEFKSKLGKEKNSRLVVKRGEVVTIRVPTHPEGKRVCWEFATDDYDIGFGVYFDWTPVTSTDITVQVSDSSEDEDEDEEEEEEIEDPVPVGDVERGSRSSLRGRYGEVMPVYRRDSHRDVQAGSHDYPGEGIYLLKFDNSYSLLRNKTLYFHIYYTS, encoded by the exons AGAATGAAGATCTAGAAAACACCAAGGTCACCTCTCTAGTGGCTTCTGCTTCTGATCCAGAACCCCATTCCTCACCTTACAG GCCACAGATGGTGTCTCCAGTGAGTGAGGATGCCCCAGAAGATCTGCGGAAAACAGCTGGTGCCTTGGAGGCTCAGGCCTTGGTAGAACAGGAATTGCTGCCTACAGACCAGGCCCCGGCCCTCAACAAG ATGGCCAAGTACCAAGTTCCACAAAGGTCTGGGGACATCGTTATGATCCAATCTGAACACACAGGAGCTGTAGATATCCTTTCAGCTGATTTGGAATCTGCAGATCTCCTGGGGGATCACAGGAAAG TGTCCCCCCCTCTGATGGCGCCTCCATGCATCTGGACTTTTGCCaagatgaaagaatttaaaagcaagctgggcaaagagaaaaacagccgTCTGGTGGTGAAGCGGGGTGAGGTGGTGACCATCCGGGTACCTACGCATCCAGAGGGGAAGCGTGTTTGCTGGGAGTTTGCCACCGACGACTATGACATTGGCTTTGGAGTTTATTTTGACTGGACCCCTGTAACCAGTACTGACATAACTGTGCAGGTCAGTGATTCCAgtgaggatgaggatgaagacgaggaagaggaggaagagattgaag ACCCTGTCCCAGTTGGAGATGTGGAGAGAGGCTCCAGGAGCTCCCTGCGAGGGCGATATGGGGAGGTCATGCCCGTGTACCGGCGAGACAGCCACCGAGACGTGCAGGCTGGCAGCCACGACTACCCAGGAGAGGGTATCTACCTGCTTAAGTTTGACAACTCGTACTCCCTGCTCCGCAACAAGACTCTCTACTTCCACATCTACTACACTAGCTGA
- the TMED8 gene encoding protein TMED8 isoform X1 codes for MVSPVSEDAPEDLRKTAGALEAQALVEQELLPTDQAPALNKMAKYQVPQRSGDIVMIQSEHTGAVDILSADLESADLLGDHRKVSPPLMAPPCIWTFAKMKEFKSKLGKEKNSRLVVKRGEVVTIRVPTHPEGKRVCWEFATDDYDIGFGVYFDWTPVTSTDITVQVSDSSEDEDEDEEEEEEIEDPVPVGDVERGSRSSLRGRYGEVMPVYRRDSHRDVQAGSHDYPGEGIYLLKFDNSYSLLRNKTLYFHIYYTS; via the exons ATGGTGTCTCCAGTGAGTGAGGATGCCCCAGAAGATCTGCGGAAAACAGCTGGTGCCTTGGAGGCTCAGGCCTTGGTAGAACAGGAATTGCTGCCTACAGACCAGGCCCCGGCCCTCAACAAG ATGGCCAAGTACCAAGTTCCACAAAGGTCTGGGGACATCGTTATGATCCAATCTGAACACACAGGAGCTGTAGATATCCTTTCAGCTGATTTGGAATCTGCAGATCTCCTGGGGGATCACAGGAAAG TGTCCCCCCCTCTGATGGCGCCTCCATGCATCTGGACTTTTGCCaagatgaaagaatttaaaagcaagctgggcaaagagaaaaacagccgTCTGGTGGTGAAGCGGGGTGAGGTGGTGACCATCCGGGTACCTACGCATCCAGAGGGGAAGCGTGTTTGCTGGGAGTTTGCCACCGACGACTATGACATTGGCTTTGGAGTTTATTTTGACTGGACCCCTGTAACCAGTACTGACATAACTGTGCAGGTCAGTGATTCCAgtgaggatgaggatgaagacgaggaagaggaggaagagattgaag ACCCTGTCCCAGTTGGAGATGTGGAGAGAGGCTCCAGGAGCTCCCTGCGAGGGCGATATGGGGAGGTCATGCCCGTGTACCGGCGAGACAGCCACCGAGACGTGCAGGCTGGCAGCCACGACTACCCAGGAGAGGGTATCTACCTGCTTAAGTTTGACAACTCGTACTCCCTGCTCCGCAACAAGACTCTCTACTTCCACATCTACTACACTAGCTGA